A region of Actinomycetota bacterium DNA encodes the following proteins:
- a CDS encoding amino acid ABC transporter ATP-binding protein has translation MNGVALSLEGVRKSFGKLEVLRGIDLSVAEHEVVCLIGASGSGKSTLLRCVNLLEPLDAGRIQVHGEDITARGVDVNRIRRHIGIVFQSFNLFPHMSVLRNVMLGPVEALGTPRRAAREDAQKLLARFGLADKKDEYPDRLSGGQQQRVAIVRALAMKPDIMLFDEVTSALDPELIAEVLNVIRELAASGMTMVIATHEMGFARDIANRVCFLDGGVILEEGPPDQIFSRPENPRTQQFLQRIIEAGRL, from the coding sequence GTCGCGCTGAGCCTGGAGGGCGTCCGCAAGTCGTTCGGGAAGCTGGAGGTGCTGCGAGGCATCGACCTGTCGGTCGCCGAGCATGAGGTGGTGTGCCTGATCGGTGCGTCGGGTTCGGGAAAGTCCACGCTGCTTCGGTGCGTGAACCTGCTGGAGCCGCTGGATGCCGGCCGCATCCAGGTCCACGGAGAGGACATCACCGCCCGGGGGGTCGACGTGAACCGGATCCGGCGGCACATCGGCATCGTGTTCCAGTCCTTCAACCTGTTCCCGCACATGAGCGTGCTGCGCAACGTGATGCTCGGGCCGGTGGAAGCGCTCGGCACGCCGCGCCGAGCGGCCCGGGAGGACGCGCAGAAGCTCCTGGCCCGCTTCGGCCTGGCGGACAAGAAGGACGAATACCCCGACCGGTTGTCGGGCGGCCAGCAGCAGCGCGTGGCCATCGTGCGGGCCCTGGCCATGAAGCCCGACATCATGCTGTTCGACGAGGTCACGAGCGCACTCGACCCGGAGCTCATCGCCGAGGTCCTGAACGTGATCCGCGAGCTGGCCGCCTCCGGCATGACCATGGTCATCGCCACCCACGAGATGGGATTCGCCCGCGACATCGCCAACCGGGTGTGCTTCCTGGACGGCGGCGTGATCCTGGAGGAGGGCCCGCCGGACCAGATCTTCAGCCGGCCGGAGAACCCGCGCACGCAGCAGTTCCTCCAGCGCATCATCGAAGCGGGGCGGCTGTAG